The Deltaproteobacteria bacterium genome segment CGGGCGGCTCGGCACCCGTCGCGCGCTCGAGCTGCGCGTCGAACAGGCGCACCGCCTCGCCGCCCGCCCGCTCGGCCCAGGCGCCGGGGCTCGGGTCGCAGCCGCGCACGAGCCGGTCGAGCTCGCCGGCCGGCCGCGCCCAGTCGATCCGCGCGACCGCGTCGGTGACGAGCCCCTGGAAGCTCGCGCCGGCCTCGGGCTGGGCGCGTGGCCGCGCCGTGCCCCGGTCGACGGCGTCGACCGCCTCGAGCACCGCCTCGACCCCGAGCGGGTAGAGCTTCTGGAAGTAGAGCGTGGCGGCGTTGTCGCTCGCCCCGATCGCGACGCCGGCCTTCTGGACCACGATCGGCCCGGTGTCCACCCCGGCGTCGGGCCGGAACACGGTGACCCCCGTCTCGCGCGCGCCGAGGATGATCTGCCAGGGGATCGCGGCGCCGCCGCGGAAGGCGGGCAGGAGCGAGGGGTGGAAGCAGAGCGAGCCGAGCGGGGGCGCGTCGACGATCTCGGGCGGCAGGATCACCGTCGTGTAGGGCATCACGTTCAGCTCCGCGCCGAGCGCGCGGTACTCCTCGACGCGCTCGCGGAGGGCCTGGCCCGCGCGGCGGAAGGCCTTGTGGCGGAGCAGGCGCAGACCGCGCCGGCCGGCCTCCTCGGCGAGCGGGTCGGGCCGGGCGCCCGCGGGCGGCGCGTAGACCGCCACGAGCTCGTGGCCGGCCTCGAGGAGCCGCACCAGCACGTCCTTCGCGAACGCGGCCTGACCGAAGAGGGCGATCTTGCGGGGCATGGTGCGCGGACCGTACCGCAGCCGGGCCCGGCCGAGAGCCGCGCCCCGTCCCGCCCCCCTTCGGGGGCCGCCGGAAACCGGTGGTCGGCGGGGAACGCGCGGCTAGGCTCGGCGCTGGGCCGCTTGCGCGGCCGCAGCGGGAGGGGGGCCGACACCAAGGAGAGACACATGAGGCTTCGGATCCAGACGGCGCTCGCGCGGGCCGGCCTCGTCGCAGCCGGATCCCTGCTCCTCGCTGCCACCGCCCGGGCCGAGCCGCCGCCGGAGCGCGAGTGGGATCTCGGCATCGGCGGCTACGGCTGGCTCACCGCCGCGGAGATGGAGGTCGAAGGCACCCACCGCTTCACGGGCGAACGCTCCACGCGGAACTTCCACAAGGACCTCGGCGACGCCTTCGAGGACGCGGACGGGGGCTTCGGCGGCTACATCGACGGCCGCTACCAGCGCTTCGTCGGCCTCGTCGACGGCTCCTGGGTCCAGAGCGACTACAACTCGAACGGCTGGCAGACGAGCACGATCGTCGACGCGAAGCTCGGCTACCGCGTGCTCGACGTCGTGCGGCCCTTCTCCCGGTCGACCGGCCTCGACGCGCCGCGCCTCCACGTCGACCTCATGGCGGGCGCCCGCTTCCACGAGTCCAACGCGAACGCCGACGACCACGATCTCCGCTACGACCAGTCCCGCAACTGGTTCAGCCCGCTCGTCGGGCTGCGCTGGCGCGTCGAGCTGGTGCCCAACCTGACGCTCGGGGCGACCGCGGACATCGGCGGCTTCGACATCGGGGACGCCAGCCACCTGACCTGGAGCGTGAATCCGCGGCTCGACTACCGCGCCTGGGAGCACGTGGACTTCTTCGTCGGCTGGAAGCGGCTGTCCGACGATCACGACGGCGAGCGCGAGGTGGACCTGAACGGGCCGCAGGCAGGGATCGGCTACCGCTTCTGACCGGCTGCCGGGCAGCCGGGCGCGCGGACCGGCGGCCGGGCGGCCGGGCGCTCGCAGCGGCGGCGGGAGAGCCGGGCACTCGGGCCGGGGGCGGGGCAGCCGGGCGCTCGCAGCGGTGGCCGGACGGCCGGGCTCAGCGCACGCGCGAGCGGTCGCCGACCGTGCCGCGCGGGGTCGCCGGCGCGCCGAGGACGAGCGTGTGCGGGGGGACGTCGCGGGTCACCAGCGAGCGGGCGCCCACCACCGCGTGCGCGCCGATCGTGACCCCCTTCAGCACCGTGCAGTCGGAGGCGATCCAGACGTGGTCGCCGATCCGGACCGGCGCGGCGGCCTCGGGGCGCCCGGCGTCGAAGTCGTGCTGGTCCGAGTCGAAGACCCGCGAGCCGGGGCCCACCCAGGCGCGCCGGCCGAGCACGAGCTCGCGCTTGGCCGACAGGTGCGCGCCGTTCAGGAAGGCCTCCGGGCCGAGCACCATGCGCGCCCCGGCGAAGCAGGCGAGGAGCACCGGACCGAGCTCGGTGCGCAGCCACACGTCGGGGCCGATCTCGACCTCGGCGCCGGGCCCGAGCAGGAAGCGCAGCGCGTGGTGACGCCGTTCGGTGACGAAGCGCGGCCCGATCCGCAGCCGCGCGCCCTCGGCCAGCTGGAAGTCGGCGAGCGCGAGGTTGCTGCTGGCGCTCGGGTCGATCGAGAGGCCCGGGTGGCGGGCGGCCTGGCGCGCCAGGCGGGCGCGGTCGAAGGCCGAGATCGCCCGCAGCAGCCAGACGTCGCGGCGCCGCGGTCCGGAGCCCGGCCGGGGGCCTACGGCCCGTCCCCGGGCGCGTTCTGGCCCTCGCGCAGCCGGAACGTGATGAAGCCGTGGGTCGGGTCGTAGGGCGAGAGGCCCACCTGCACGCGGTCGCCCGGGATCACGCGGATCCGGAACCGGCGCATGCGCCCCGAGAGCTGGGCGGTCACGGTCTGGCCCGAGTCGAGCGTCACCTGGTAGCGCCCGCCGCCGAGGATCTTCTCGACGGAGCCGGTCGTCTGGATCAGGTCGTCGCGCGCCACGAGCCCTGGCTGCCTCCTGCGATCCGCGGGGTTTAGCACGCCCGCGGGCCAGCGGGTACGCGCCCCCGGCCGGGATGCTAGGTTGCCCGGCCCGCGGAGAGGTGCCGGAGCCTGGTTGAACGGGCCTGACTCGAAATCAGGTGTACCCGTCAGGGTACCGGGGGTTCGAATCCCTCCCTCTCCGCCACGTTACGCGTTTCGCAGCGAGTCGGGGCGATCGCGGCGTCGTTCCCCTCGCCGCTCCTCCGCACGAACGAAGAGGGCGCTGCGGGCGCCCCGATCCGCCGTCAATCCTGCATCCCCGCCAGCGCGCTCTCCACGTAGCCCCTGGTCTCCTCGTCCAGGACCAGGATCCGCGCACCACGCAGGCCGCGCGTCAGCAGCACCCGATAGGCGTTGCGAACGAGGCGGAGCATGTCGGGTGAGGATCTCACGGGCCGATCCTGGGACTCCTTGGGCTGCGCGATCCACTGCCCGTCGCGCCAGATCAGGTCACGACCCCAGATCACGCCGATCCGCCCGAAATCGAAGCCCT includes the following:
- the infA gene encoding translation initiation factor IF-1; this encodes MARDDLIQTTGSVEKILGGGRYQVTLDSGQTVTAQLSGRMRRFRIRVIPGDRVQVGLSPYDPTHGFITFRLREGQNAPGDGP
- a CDS encoding methionyl-tRNA formyltransferase, with protein sequence MPRKIALFGQAAFAKDVLVRLLEAGHELVAVYAPPAGARPDPLAEEAGRRGLRLLRHKAFRRAGQALRERVEEYRALGAELNVMPYTTVILPPEIVDAPPLGSLCFHPSLLPAFRGGAAIPWQIILGARETGVTVFRPDAGVDTGPIVVQKAGVAIGASDNAATLYFQKLYPLGVEAVLEAVDAVDRGTARPRAQPEAGASFQGLVTDAVARIDWARPAGELDRLVRGCDPSPGAWAERAGGEAVRLFDAQLERATGAEPPGTVLGLAGGRLLVAAAGGRLALGKLRVGSGPKLAAADAGLEAGERLR